A section of the Methanocaldococcus sp. FS406-22 genome encodes:
- the pstB gene encoding phosphate ABC transporter ATP-binding protein PstB — MAKVKMETKNLNLWYGEKQALFDINIPIYENKITALIGPSGCGKSTFLRCLNRLNDLISNVRIKGEVLLDGKNIYDKDVDVYELRKRVGMVFQKPNPFAMSIYDNVAFGPRIHGIKDKKELDKIVEWALKKAALWDEVKDELHKNALSLSGGQQQRLCIARAIAVKPEVLLMDEPTSALDPISTLKIEELMVELAKDYTIVVVTHNMQQASRVSDYTAFFLMGKLIEFGETEQIFLNPQKKETDDYISGRFG; from the coding sequence ATGGCAAAGGTAAAGATGGAAACAAAAAACTTAAATTTGTGGTATGGAGAAAAACAGGCACTATTTGATATAAACATCCCAATTTATGAGAATAAAATAACTGCTTTGATTGGGCCAAGTGGATGTGGTAAATCAACATTCTTAAGATGTTTAAATCGGCTAAATGATTTAATAAGTAATGTTAGGATAAAAGGAGAGGTTTTATTGGACGGAAAAAACATTTATGATAAAGATGTTGATGTTTATGAGCTAAGAAAGAGAGTAGGAATGGTATTTCAAAAGCCAAATCCTTTTGCTATGAGCATATACGATAATGTTGCATTTGGTCCAAGAATTCACGGAATCAAAGATAAAAAAGAATTAGATAAGATAGTTGAATGGGCGTTAAAGAAAGCGGCTTTATGGGATGAAGTTAAAGATGAATTGCACAAAAACGCTTTATCATTATCTGGGGGGCAACAACAGAGATTGTGCATAGCAAGAGCCATAGCCGTTAAACCAGAGGTTTTATTAATGGATGAGCCAACCTCTGCCTTAGACCCAATTTCTACCCTAAAGATAGAGGAATTGATGGTTGAATTAGCTAAGGATTATACAATTGTTGTTGTTACCCATAACATGCAGCAAGCAAGTAGAGTTTCAGATTACACAGCATTTTTCTTAATGGGGAAGTTAATTGAGTTTGGAGAGACAGAGCAGATATTCTTAAACCCACAGAAGAAGGAGACGGATGATTATATCAGTGGTAGATTTGGTTAA
- the pstA gene encoding phosphate ABC transporter permease PstA yields MSPIKHKAIRMIKDKIFLFVVGALTLLAILPLFHIIISIVLKGMPIIMERGLTFITGTLSEGGIGPAIVGTLMLTFLATLIGLPLAFLAGAYAYEFPNSFIGRATKMLLQIMLEFPTILVGTFVMGILVVPMGTFSALAGALALALILTPYVAVYTEEAMAEVPKIYKEGGYALGCTRAQVIFKVVTKMAKKGILTGILIGMAKVAGETAPLLFTAGGLYEVYPTNPLEPVGAIPLLIYTLVQSPSIEDHQMAWGAALVMLIIFLAIFVPIRYALKDDIKL; encoded by the coding sequence ATGTCTCCCATTAAACATAAAGCTATTAGGATGATTAAAGATAAAATATTTCTATTTGTTGTTGGTGCATTAACTTTATTAGCAATACTTCCATTATTCCACATCATTATTTCAATTGTCTTAAAAGGAATGCCAATAATAATGGAAAGGGGATTAACTTTCATAACTGGGACTTTAAGTGAGGGAGGAATAGGACCGGCAATCGTTGGGACGTTGATGCTAACATTTTTAGCAACACTTATTGGATTACCTTTAGCTTTCTTAGCTGGAGCTTATGCTTATGAATTCCCAAATAGCTTTATTGGAAGAGCTACAAAGATGCTTTTGCAGATAATGTTGGAGTTCCCAACTATACTGGTTGGGACATTTGTTATGGGAATTTTAGTTGTTCCAATGGGAACATTTTCAGCTTTAGCCGGAGCTTTGGCTTTAGCTTTAATATTAACTCCTTATGTAGCAGTTTATACAGAGGAGGCAATGGCAGAAGTCCCAAAAATTTATAAAGAGGGGGGTTATGCTTTAGGATGCACAAGGGCACAGGTTATATTTAAAGTTGTTACAAAGATGGCTAAAAAAGGAATATTAACAGGAATTTTAATAGGAATGGCTAAAGTTGCAGGGGAAACTGCTCCTCTGCTATTCACCGCTGGAGGGCTTTATGAGGTTTATCCAACAAATCCATTAGAGCCAGTTGGGGCAATTCCTCTCCTCATCTATACGTTAGTTCAAAGCCCTTCGATAGAAGACCACCAAATGGCATGGGGAGCAGCTTTAGTAATGCTCATAATATTTTTAGCGATATTTGTCCCAATAAGATATGCTTTAAAGGATGATATAAAGCTATAA
- the ilvE gene encoding branched-chain-amino-acid transaminase → MKIYLNGKFVDEKDAKVSVFDHGLLYGDGVFEGIRAYDGVVFMLKEHIDRLYDSAKSLCIDIPLTKEEMIDVVLETLRVNNLRDAYIRLVVTRGVGDLGLDPRKCNEPTIFCIAIPMPPLLGEEGIRVITVSVRRLPVDVLNPAVKSLNYLNSVLAKIQANYAGVDEAFLLDDKGFVVEGTGDNIFIVKNGILKTPPVYQSILKGITRDVVIKLAKEEGIEVVEEPLTLHDLYTADELFITGTAAEIVPVFEIDGRVINNKQVGEITKKLKEKFKEIRTKWGIKIYDE, encoded by the coding sequence ATGAAAATATATTTGAACGGAAAGTTTGTTGATGAGAAAGATGCAAAGGTTTCTGTCTTTGACCATGGTTTATTATATGGAGATGGAGTTTTTGAAGGGATTAGGGCTTATGATGGCGTTGTTTTTATGTTGAAAGAGCATATAGACAGATTGTATGATTCAGCAAAATCTCTCTGCATAGACATCCCATTGACGAAAGAAGAGATGATTGATGTTGTTTTAGAAACATTGAGAGTTAATAATCTGAGAGATGCCTATATAAGATTGGTTGTTACAAGAGGAGTTGGTGACTTAGGGTTAGACCCAAGAAAATGTAATGAACCAACTATTTTCTGTATAGCAATTCCTATGCCTCCATTATTAGGAGAGGAGGGGATTAGAGTTATAACCGTTTCAGTTAGAAGACTGCCAGTAGATGTTTTAAATCCAGCAGTTAAATCACTCAATTATTTAAACAGTGTCTTAGCAAAGATTCAAGCAAACTATGCTGGAGTTGATGAGGCATTTTTATTGGATGATAAGGGATTTGTTGTTGAAGGAACCGGAGATAATATTTTTATAGTTAAAAATGGAATTTTAAAGACCCCTCCAGTTTATCAGAGTATCTTAAAAGGAATTACAAGAGATGTCGTTATAAAATTAGCTAAAGAAGAGGGCATTGAGGTTGTTGAAGAACCATTAACCTTACATGATTTATACACTGCTGATGAACTCTTTATCACAGGAACAGCTGCTGAGATAGTGCCTGTCTTTGAGATAGATGGTAGAGTTATAAACAATAAACAAGTTGGAGAGATTACCAAAAAATTAAAAGAAAAGTTTAAAGAAATTAGAACAAAATGGGGAATAAAAATTTATGATGAATAA
- the phoU gene encoding phosphate signaling complex protein PhoU, giving the protein MVKKFDEVLKEIEEDLMKMGDLCIEQIEDAVKAFTEGDIELAKQVRKRDNEIDLMEIEIEDKCVKAIALYHPVSGDLRELMTAIKISSKLEKVGDNASKICKILLKSNLEGKRKNELLIVMKDYLVNMLRNAMISFKNRDEKLAREVYEMDKRLDDLYEQLYRSMISKILEDPKNLTLATEIIFAAKYLERSGNIVASIGDRVVYMITGERIKEEELEEKMNQ; this is encoded by the coding sequence ATGGTAAAAAAATTTGATGAAGTATTAAAAGAGATAGAAGAGGATTTAATGAAGATGGGTGATTTATGTATTGAACAGATAGAAGATGCTGTAAAAGCATTTACAGAGGGGGATATAGAGCTCGCAAAACAGGTGAGAAAGAGAGATAATGAGATAGATTTAATGGAGATTGAGATTGAAGATAAGTGTGTCAAAGCAATTGCGTTATATCATCCAGTATCTGGAGATTTGAGGGAGTTAATGACAGCTATTAAAATATCTTCAAAGTTGGAGAAAGTTGGAGATAATGCATCAAAGATATGTAAAATACTGCTAAAATCCAATTTAGAGGGGAAGAGAAAGAATGAGTTATTAATTGTTATGAAAGATTACTTAGTTAATATGCTAAGAAATGCAATGATATCTTTTAAAAATAGGGATGAGAAGTTAGCAAGAGAAGTTTATGAAATGGACAAAAGATTAGATGATTTGTATGAGCAATTATATAGAAGTATGATAAGCAAAATCCTCGAAGACCCGAAAAATTTAACTTTAGCTACTGAGATAATTTTTGCCGCTAAATATTTAGAGAGGAGTGGAAATATCGTTGCTTCAATAGGGGATAGAGTTGTTTATATGATTACTGGAGAAAGGATAAAAGAGGAGGAATTAGAAGAAAAAATGAATCAATAA
- the pstC gene encoding phosphate ABC transporter permease subunit PstC — protein sequence MDLKKMLKKVDEFKIITLPAIFIVFILFVLILGFYFFNALPAIERYGIDLFITNVWQAAEEASKEVYGLAAPIWGSIYTATIAVLIALPLSLAYAIFVNDYAPKKLKYPLIVISDIMAGLPTIIYGIWGAFILVPLLRDHVMKFLYEHFSFIPLFNYPPLSGYCYLSAGILLGIMVTPFAAAIIREAYAMIPSVYKEGLVALGATRYETTKVLIKYIRPAIISGLILAFGRALGETVAVSLVIGNSFNLTYKLFAPGYTISSLIANQLGNAVLYEYMTSVLYAAGLVLFVIGLVINIIGIYYLKRWREHVSH from the coding sequence ATGGATTTGAAAAAGATGCTAAAAAAAGTGGATGAATTTAAAATAATAACATTGCCAGCAATATTTATCGTTTTTATCCTGTTTGTGCTAATATTGGGGTTTTACTTCTTCAACGCACTCCCGGCTATTGAGAGGTATGGAATTGATTTGTTTATAACAAATGTTTGGCAGGCCGCAGAAGAAGCATCAAAAGAAGTTTATGGATTAGCAGCACCAATTTGGGGTAGCATTTATACTGCAACGATTGCTGTTTTGATAGCTTTACCTTTATCCCTAGCTTATGCAATATTTGTTAATGACTATGCCCCAAAAAAACTAAAGTATCCTTTAATAGTAATCTCAGATATTATGGCTGGATTGCCAACAATAATCTATGGGATATGGGGAGCTTTTATATTAGTTCCTTTGTTGAGAGACCACGTTATGAAGTTTTTATATGAACACTTTTCATTCATCCCTCTCTTTAATTACCCTCCATTATCCGGTTATTGTTATTTATCAGCAGGAATTTTGTTGGGAATAATGGTTACTCCATTTGCCGCGGCTATTATTAGAGAGGCCTATGCAATGATTCCATCTGTTTATAAAGAGGGATTGGTGGCTTTAGGAGCTACAAGGTATGAAACTACCAAGGTTTTGATAAAATACATAAGACCAGCTATAATTTCTGGGCTTATATTGGCTTTTGGTAGGGCTCTGGGAGAGACGGTTGCTGTTTCACTGGTTATTGGAAACTCTTTCAACCTAACTTACAAGCTCTTTGCTCCGGGCTATACAATCTCATCATTGATAGCAAATCAGTTAGGAAATGCAGTTTTGTATGAATACATGACTTCAGTTCTTTACGCCGCTGGATTGGTGCTGTTTGTTATAGGGCTGGTTATTAATATCATTGGAATTTATTATTTGAAGAGGTGGAGAGAGCATGTCTCCCATTAA